A single window of Sphaerodactylus townsendi isolate TG3544 linkage group LG05, MPM_Stown_v2.3, whole genome shotgun sequence DNA harbors:
- the LG05H1orf116 gene encoding specifically androgen-regulated gene protein: MPKKDLWVGTTDLDPTAVVGSADGCDTMISNDSSQSEMSDSGYDYLSVEEKECLMFLQETLDLLDAEADSGLSTDEAEIAEPSRHPQTWPKRDNPKELDHENLGKHQKNEQKSKKSVSHSVPIITSPGYRSLPRNVGVIKDPQTNKNSFTKTTGSNDDDLNTLPQLHLSSWRSHNLGYVDIPNDQPSMSTQVKTINLESVVIPPPEPFQDQQKSHSTTGQESLQDSCKDLAKGAPDHFEVKRNTNIIEGYEAKAAQQHSSSGKVGQTFGKEAVLRPLSPQPKQNIIESTQANYKKPTVEESPLDSSFKQGPPTAPKPRKLPPNIILKTSRSNTMSLTVDSSHKIKVLSPSNGRPRAATGDFSTEKVHSLQKQQDRARREALEKLGLSQDKDLEDDGAKNSALSKSREIPRTSSRENVNIDNVAVDKKPEQKHNQIGEKGFHPMEINVPGIKQAHFKSNTLERSGVGLSSYVSSGSEDKNNKNSSSPGKTSLLDKIAPSFLRNNRPRTVSLGIGSDFTDLKENRIQNYELENSDKRRSYPLQNPAKLPRPPCVSVKITPKGATAEDRKEALKKLGLLKE, from the exons ATGCCTAAGAAGGACCTGTGGGTAGGGACAACTGACCTCGATCCCACAGCAGTTGTTGGCAGCGCAGACGGCTGTGACACTATGATAAGCAATGACTCCAGCCAATCTGAAATG agTGACAGTGGCTATGACTATCTATCTGTGGAGGAGAAGGAATGTCTAATGTTTCTTCAAGAAACACTAGATTTGCTGGATGCTGAAGCAGACAGTGGGCTATCTACGGATGAGGCTGAGATTGCTGAGCCTTCCAGGCATCCACAGACATGGCCTAAGAGAGACAATCCCAAAG AACTGGACCATGAAAATCTTGGAAAGCAtcaaaaaaatgaacaaaagagCAAAAAGAGTGTTTCACATTCTGTTCCTATTATCACAAGTCCAGGCTATCGCAGCCTTCCCAGGAATGTTGGTGTGATAAAGGACCCCCAAACAAACAAGAATTCCTTCACAAAGACAACAGGCTCTAATGACGATGATCTAAACACTCTTCCTCAGTTGCACTTGAGTTCATGGAGGTCACATAATCTCGGGTATGTGGACATACCAAATGACCAACCCAGCATGAGTACACAGGTAAAGACCATCAATTTGGAGTCCGTGGTTATTCCACCACCTGAGCCATTTCAGGATCAGCAAAAAAGCCATTCCACAACAGGCCAGGAGTCACTACAAGATTCCTGTAAGGATCTTGCAAAAGGGGCACCTGATCACTTTGAGGTTAAGAGAAATACTAACATAATAGAGGGTTATGAGGCTAAAGCTGCCCAGCAGCACTCTTCATCAGGGAAGGTGGGACAGACATTTGGAAAAGAAGCTGTTTTAAGACCACTGTCTCCTCAGCCAAAACAGAATATAATTGAAAGCACCCAGGCCAATTATAAAAAACCTACAGTGGAAGAATCTCCCCTGGATTCCAGCTTCAAGCAAGGTCCTCCAACTGCACCGAAGCCCAGGAAGCTACCACCAAATATTATCCTCAAAACCAGCAGAAGCAATACTATGTCACTCACTGTGGACTCCAGTCACAAGATAAAAGTGCTTTCTCCATCAAATGGCAGACCCAGAGCAGCAACAGGtgatttttccacagaaaaggTACATTCTCTCCAGAAACAGCAGGACCGAGCCAGGCGAGAGGCTCTTGAGAAACTGGGTCTCTCACAAGATAAAGATCTAGAAGATGATGGTGCCAAAAACTCTGCTCTCTCGAAATCCAGAGAGATTCCAAGGACTAGCAGCAGGGAGAATGTAAATATCGATAACGTTGCTGTGGATAAGAAACCTGAACAGAAGCATAACCAAATTGGAGAGAAAGGCTTCCACCCTATGGAGATCAATGTTCCAGGTATCAAACAGGCACACTTTAAATCCAACACACTGGAGCGATCAGGAGTGGGCTTGAGCAGCTATGTCTCTTCTGGCAGTGAGGATAAGAATAATAAGAACAGTAGCTCACCTGGCAAAACCTCCCTTTTGGACAAGATAGCTCCAAGTTTTCTCAGGAATAACCGGCCACGTACAGTTTCCCTTGGCATTGGGAGTGACTTCACTGATCTAAAGGAGAACAGAATACAGAATTATGAGTTGGAAAATAGTGATAAGCGAAGATCTTACCCACTTCAGAACCCTGCAAAGCTTCCCAGGCCCCCATGTGTCAGTGTAAAAATTACACCTAAAGGGGCCACAGCTGAGGACCGAAAGGAGGCTCTGAAAAAACTCGGCCTGTTGAAAGAGTAA